The Streptomyces tubercidicus DNA segment CTTCAACCTCTTCCCGCATCTGACCGCGCTGGAGAACCTGACGATCGCTCAGCGGCGGGTGCTGCGCCGCGACCGTCCCGAGGCGGAGCGGATCGCCCGCGCCAACCTCGAACGGGTGGGGCTCAGCGACAAGGCGTCCGCCTACCCGGCGAAGCTGTCGGGCGGGCAGCAGCAGCGGGTGGCCATCGCCCGTGCGCTGTCCATGGAACCGGAGTTGATGCTCTTCGACGAGCCGACCTCGGCGCTCGACCCGGAGCTGGTCGGTGATGTGCTGGCGGTGATGCGGGGGCTGGCGCAGGACGGTATGACGATGCTGGTCGTCACGCACGAGATGAGCTTCGCCCGGGAAGTGGCCGACCGGGTGGTCTTCATGGACGGCGGAGTGATCGTCGAGGAGGGCACCCCGGAGCAGGTGGTGGGCGCCCCGCAGCACGAACGGACCAGGACGTTCCTGGCGCGGGTGCTGGATCCGGCGGCCGCCGAGGTGAGCGAGGTCGCGGACACGCCCTAGGGGAAGTAGTGGACGGGTGAGGGCCGCGGGTTCGCCTCCCGCGCCAACCGCCGCACGTGCGGCCGCCGATCGCTCGCGCCAGGGAACGGGCCATGATTCACCGGACCGGATGCGGGGTGTCGATCGCCAATCGGCCGCAGTTCACCTGTAGTTGGGGCTCCGGTGCAAGGCTGGGGAACTTGTGTTCCGTGTGCCGGCCCTGGAGGTCCGATGTCCCTACGTCAGCTGCGCCGTCCGCTCATGGTGGCGCTGCCGCTCGCGGTGCTCGCCACGGCAGTGGTACTCGGCCAGACGACCGCCCAGGCCGGTCCGGCGTCGGCCGTCGTCACCGGATCCGCGCAGCTGCCGGCAGTCCCGCTGGGCGAGTTCAGTAACGCGCTGCTGCCGGGCAGCGTGGGCAATGACCGCGGGGTGAAGCTGGGCGGCATCGGCAGCGACATCTTCCCGGCCGGGCGGGCCGGGGAGTTCTGGACGGTGACCGACCGCGGGCCCAACGGCCAGATCAAGGTGGACGGCAGCAAGCGGCGGACGTTCCCGGTGCCGGGCTTCGACCCGGCGCTGGTGAAGATCAAGGTGCGGGGCGACCGGGTCAGCGTTCTGGAGGCGCACCCGGTCACCACCCGTTCCGGCAAGGCCGTCACCGGGCTGCCGAACCAGCGGGGCCGGGACGAGGCGCCGTACACCTACGATGCCGGGAAGCCGCTGCGGTACGACCCCAACGGCCTGGACACCGAGGGCGTGGTGCGGGCCGCCGACGGCAGTTTCTGGCTGGCCGACGAGTACGGCCCGTCACTGGTGCATGTATCGGCTTCCGGCCGGGTGCTGGCCCGCCATGTCCCCAAGGGGCTGCATCTGACCGGCACCGACTACCCGGTCGTGGAGTCGCTGCCCAAGCTGCTGCAAAAGCGCGCGACCAACCGGGGTTTCGAGGGGCTGGCGCTGCTGCCGGACGGCGATCTGGTGGCGGCGGTGCAGAGCCCGCTGTCGAACCCTGACACGGCGGCCGGTGAAGCGTCCCGTACGGCCCGGCTGCTGCGCTTCTCGCCCGGCAAGGGCGCGGTGACCGCCGAGTACGCGTACCGCTTCGACCCGGTCGGCGAGGTCGACCCGGGCGAGGACGACACCTCCGAGCTGAAGATCTCCTCGGTGGTGGCGGTGGGCCGCGACCAGCTGCTGGTGGAGGAGCGCACCGACAAGGCCGCCCGGCTGCAACGGGTCGAGCTGAACAGGCGCTGGGACATTCTCGGCTCGCGCTGGGACGATCCGGCCACCGACCCGTCTCTGGAGCAGTCCGGCGGCCGTGCGCCGGTGCTGCCCAAGCAGCTGGTCGTCGATCTGCGCAAGGTCAAGGGCGTACCGCAGAAGACCGAGGGCATCGCGATCAGCGGGCGGCGCACCCTCACGCTGGTCAACGACAACGACTTCGGCATGACGGACGGCCCTGACGCGTTCGACGATCAGGGCCGTCTCGTGGACAGCGGGGTGCCGACGAAGGTGGTGACCGTGCGGCTCAGGACAGCGGCTTGGTGAGCTTCTTGGTGCCGCTGCTGTTTCCCGTCAGCGCGCAGCTGACGGTCTTGATGCCGAGCCGGTAGCCGCTGATGCTGGGGTACTGGATGAAGGTGCCCTCGGCGGTGCCGGCGGGCTGCTGGGCCGCTTTGCGCTCCAGCTCGTCGCGGCACAGCGACGAAGCCTTGCTCTTGATGCCCGATTCGGTGGTGAGCCCGGACTCCAGACGGTGGGTGGTGACGACCTCGGCGTCGTGCGGGCCGTTGCACGAGGCTTCGTCGTTGTAGCCGCCGCCGTCCGCCATGCGGTCGTAGCAGTCGCCGACCTTCAGCAGATAGAACGGGATCTTGCCGTTGGAGGGCTTCGGCAGGGCGCTCTCGAAGTCGCTGTCGGTGGGCGTCGCGCTGGGCGTGGGGTCACCGTACGGTGTCGGGGACGCGCTCTCGGACGGGCTGGCGCCGACGCTCGAACTGGGCCTCTGAGCACGGTGGTTGCCGTTGTCATCGCTGTTGCTCACCACGATGACGGTGATGACGGCGGCCAGCACGAGCACACCACCGCCGATGATCGCCGCGATGGTCTTGCCGTTGCCGCCACCGCCGGGCGGGCCGGGCGGCTGCTGCCAGCCGCCGGGGCCGCCCGGTCCGGGAGGTCCGAAGCCGCCGCCCGCGGGCGGGCCGTAGCCACCGGGTGCCTGGTTGCCCGGGGGTGTGCCGTAGCCACCCGGGCCGTACCCACCGCCCTGGCCCTGGCCGCCCGGCCCGTATCCGCCGGCCGGCGGGCCGAAGCCGCCCGGGTTGGGGTGGGGCGGCTGGTTCGGCGGCGGAGGCGGAGACGGAGGAAAGCTCATGGCGGAAATGATCGCTTCTTTACTCGGTTTTGCGGGACTCGGTGACCAACCTGGAACAATGCACGTCTGAATTGTCCGGACCCTGGGCACCGTTGGCGACAGACAACAAGCCAGCCTACGGCTCGGAGGTTC contains these protein-coding regions:
- a CDS encoding esterase-like activity of phytase family protein — its product is MSLRQLRRPLMVALPLAVLATAVVLGQTTAQAGPASAVVTGSAQLPAVPLGEFSNALLPGSVGNDRGVKLGGIGSDIFPAGRAGEFWTVTDRGPNGQIKVDGSKRRTFPVPGFDPALVKIKVRGDRVSVLEAHPVTTRSGKAVTGLPNQRGRDEAPYTYDAGKPLRYDPNGLDTEGVVRAADGSFWLADEYGPSLVHVSASGRVLARHVPKGLHLTGTDYPVVESLPKLLQKRATNRGFEGLALLPDGDLVAAVQSPLSNPDTAAGEASRTARLLRFSPGKGAVTAEYAYRFDPVGEVDPGEDDTSELKISSVVAVGRDQLLVEERTDKAARLQRVELNRRWDILGSRWDDPATDPSLEQSGGRAPVLPKQLVVDLRKVKGVPQKTEGIAISGRRTLTLVNDNDFGMTDGPDAFDDQGRLVDSGVPTKVVTVRLRTAAW
- a CDS encoding amino acid ABC transporter ATP-binding protein; its protein translation is MTTEQAAPETAAAQAIDVQGLRKSFGELEVLRGIDFSVARGEVVCVIGPSGSGKSTLLRCVNLLEEPSAGRVTVAGTEVTDPDVDIDLVRRRIGMVFQSFNLFPHLTALENLTIAQRRVLRRDRPEAERIARANLERVGLSDKASAYPAKLSGGQQQRVAIARALSMEPELMLFDEPTSALDPELVGDVLAVMRGLAQDGMTMLVVTHEMSFAREVADRVVFMDGGVIVEEGTPEQVVGAPQHERTRTFLARVLDPAAAEVSEVADTP